DNA from Methanobrevibacter sp.:
CAACTTCAACAAGAACTCCATTGGTTAAATCTTCAGTTCTGGCAGGTGAATCAACCATCGGAATATCAGACATGATAGCTCCAGTTGCAATAATCGGCTCTGCATTAAGACATATGATGGCTTTTGGAGCAGTATTATTCTTCATCATTTGAAAAATAACATAAGAGCCAACAGTAGACCCTTTTCCACCAGGTATAAACAGTACTTTATCTTTAATACATTCTCCTTTCAATTCATGAGTAGGATCAATTATTACACCAGTTTTAGGATCAACACCACCAAGAAAACTAATCGGTTCTGATGAAACAATTAATTCCCCTTTTCCTTTTCCTTTTGCAATACTTCTACAATCAATCATATACATCACTAAATAACATCTTTTTTCATTATTTCTCTTAAAACAGCAGTAGCATAAGAACCTTTATCAATTGAAAATTCGCATAAAACACCCTCGTCAGTTGGAATAGCTGATGCATCCCATACCTGGAACCTCATGGATCTTCTAAGACCATGGCTTCCCAAACGAGGCATTTTTGAAACTTCAAAGTCTTCTTTTGTAATATTATAATTTTTTAAAATATCTTTTTCCATCTCGCCAACATCACCATCAGCAAAAGGAACTTTTGTACCGTATAATGGACAAGTGGGACTGGCTTTGAAGTTATCTATCAATTCCTGAAATTCTTCAGAAGTTTTATCACGGACAATATGGTCTTCTGTGTCAATTACAATATCCCCTTCAACATACTTGTTGATTCCCATTTCAACCCTTTTGCTTACAGCTTCATTGAATAAATAAGATTGATAAGCATGAACAAACATTCTTTGTAATGGTTTTGGAAGTGCATGCAATGCATTCATGTAAGATTTGTCTGTTAATTCTCCTCTTTTTGACTCCCTAACCAATTCTTTAAGCATCATTTTTTCATAACGCATTCCTTTACCCATTAAATTAAGGGATTCTTCATAATTTCCATCATCATAGGCCTGTCTTGCCAACCGGTTTTCATCTGATTCATCCCCCTGAGGATTGCCAATATAAACTCCAACAGCTTTTTCGAGATTGTTTTCAACAAGGGCCTCCCCAACTAAATGAGTTATTGTTCTTGGTTTTCCAAATCTTTGCCATCCGAAGTAATTAGGAACCCCGGTTGATTGAAGCTCTTTTAAAACCTCATTTGCAATATCTACACTTTTTTCAATGTCATCCAAATCCTTAACAAGAATTTTGAATTTATTCCCTTTAAGCTGACCCATTCTGAGTTTTTTACGACCCCGAACAACTTTTAAAAAATCAGTTTTATAAATATCCAGGTTTTCAACTTGCTGGAATTGCTCCTCGGAATCCATATTTGCAATACAAATCCACTGGCGAGTAATGGCTTTTTTATCTTTCATTCCTGCAAAGCCCATTCTTTTTCTTGAAATATGCAAATCACGGGCAATATCTAAAACAACATCCAGAGTGGTTCTTCCTAACTTTTCAATCCACACATAAACATTAGGTCCTTCACCATCAGGAACGATTTCAGGAATTTCTTCAACGTAAAAATCTTCATATTGGTTTCTAATTGAGCCACCAATACCTTTTTGAGCTGTAACATAAGCATTAGCATTCAACATATTAATCACGGAAAATAATAATGCCCTGGCCGGGATTTGAACCCGGGGAATGGGATCCGCAGTCCCATGTGTTATCCAAACTACACCACCAGGGCTAAATAAAATAAGATAACATCTAACTATTTGCTTTTAATAGTATTTAATAATTACCATACCGATAAGGTATATGAATACTTGCCATATTCTCTTGTAGCTACTGAAACGTTATCTGCCTTAGCGTAATCTCCTGATTGAGATAATATTTCACCTTTTAATACGTTATTCTCACTAAATCTGTAATTATTTAAATCAAAGCTTTTAAATTTTTCTTTGGAAATTCCTGAAACTTCCTTAATTGATTTTTTTGAATTATTATTTTTTTCCAGGGTTTTAGAAATAGACCCAAGAAATGACCTGTCGGTGAAATTCACTTTCCCACTTAAAATTTCCATTATATCCTGAGCATTTCTGATGTTATGTGAATCATAAGAATAATCTGGACCAGGAATAGAAATGGCCGCATTCACAATTAAAAATACAATCAAAAGTAGAATTACGGCAAGAACAGCATCAATAATGTAGAAATATCCTTTTTCATCTAACATGAATGAAAATAGAATTTTGAAATATTAAAAAAATAGGGAAGAGTGCAAATATTAATTTGCACGAATATGATTAATCACTTTTTCTTTTTTAGCAATAGCTGCATCAGAAGCCTTTTGAACTTTTTCTTTCATCTCTTCAAAGTCTTCAGGAGTTGTCTCGCCAACCAACTTTTTAATTTTAGTATATGCTGCTTCTCTGAATAATGGAACGAGTTTTTCCTCACTGGAGTCTTCTTTAATTAAAATCGGTTCGCCAGAATTATTAACAACACCTATTTCAGATATTGCCACATTATATTTGGAAACGGCCTTTTTGATATCGCCGATAATTTCCGGAGGTGCTATTAACATTAATGAATCGGTTGAAACACCTAAAGGATCAATGTTTAAAGTTTCAAGCATATTTAATACATTTGGAGCAACCATGTCCCTGATTTCTTTTTCATAAAACTCCAATCCGACACCGGTCGTATTTGATATTTCATGAGCATCTCCTCTAAGCCCCCCATTTGTCACATCAGTCATTGCATGAATATCCTTTACCAAATCTGCTTCAAATAGAGCATGTGATGCCTGAACAAAGTTTACATTCATAGTATCCCATACAACATCAAAAAATCCATTGTATAGAGCAGTTGTTGTAATAGTTCCTCCACCGGAACCTTCAGTTAAAAGAATAACGTCCCCTTCCGTTGCTCCTTTCCTTGCAGTTGGAGGATAGTTTGAAACACCAACACTTCCCACGGCAGAAACAAATCTATCACCTAAAACCATGTCACCGCCGACACGCAATGTGCTTCCGGCCACAATAGGAACATCGACCAGTTCGGATACTGCCGCAACACCTGCTGTAAAGTCAAATATTTTAGCAACATCCCCGTCATCAGCCAAATGAACATCACTTAAAATTGCAACAGGATCTGCACCCATAACACAAACATCCCTAAGTGTTGCTCTTGTTACGTGAAAACCTCCTAAAAATGGATATTCGCTTAAACGTGAATGGATTCCATCAACAGCTGTCGTAATATAAACTTCATCATTGTTTGCTTTGGCTTTAACAACCCCTCCATCATCCTGTTCTGACGGATTTACAAGTGATGCTGTGTTGGTTGAAGAAACTATTTCTGCAATTTTTCTGTGAACAAAAAAGTCACCGGCTCCACGGGACCCTACTCCCATTTCACCCATTAAAACATCCGCCTTGTTAACATTGGCTATTTCTTTTAAAAATTCATCATTGCTTTCCTGCAATTTAAGAGTTGTTGAAACCTCATCAATAACAGCTTTTGCCATTTCAACAGAGTTTTCTTCAGAAATTTTCTTATATTCCCTAATTCTTACAGATAAAATACTCGCTAACTCATCATAATCATAATCATTAATTCTAGACCTTACAAAACCTTCAATATCCATGGTTATATCTCCAAATTAGTAAAATTCTTTAAAATTTTAAGACCAGCACTTCCACTTTTTTCTGGGTGGAACTGTGTTGAAAACAAGTTGTTCTGACTTAAACTAGCTACAATGTCTCCACCATAGTCACAAATACCTGCAATGATGCTTTCATCATCCGGAACAACATGATAAGAGTGTACAAAATAGAAAAATTCACCATCGGTTCCCTCCAATATTGGAGAATCATTAACTACCTTCAACTTATTCCAGCCCATATGAGGAATCTTAACATCCCCTGACAATAACTTGACATGACCTTTAAATAAATCCAGTCCTTTAATACCAATTGCTTCTTCACTTGAACTCATTAAAACTTGTTGGCCAAGACAAATTCCTAAAAACGGTTTGTCATCTGCAACATGTTCATGAATTACACCTTCAAATGGTCTTAAATTTTCCATTGCGCTTCCAAATGCACCTACACCCGGCAAAACCAGATAGTCACTATCTGAAATGACCTCCTCATCATCTGTAATCTGGTAATCAACGCCAATTTTTTTAAATCCGTTTGAAATACTTTTTAAATTTCCGCTTTTATAATCAATAATCGTAATCATTCGTCCAACCATCCAATTGTTGATCTAATCATACCACCAAAGTCAGAAAATACAATTTCATCAGTTCCTAGAGTTTTTGAGTGTGCATCGAGTTCTGCAACAACATGAGTAAATCCCAATTCTTTTAAAGGTTCCACTAAACGAGGCCCGTCAGTAATTGCAATGGATTCTGTGTCAAATTCTTCAATCGGAAATGCATGAGGAACGCCAAATACAACAATCAAATCCAAATCCTTATCTTTTAAGTATTCAGCCGCAATATTTCCTGTAATCGGATATTCATCAAGCCCGCCAGTAATATAATCAATATCCATTGGCAAGGCCTCCTTGATATTTCTTGCATGACCTCTGATTCTTTCAAGACCAATATTTTCATCAAGATTTGCAACAATAATAGGTTTATTATCCCCAATTTCTTTATAATCAAAATTGATAATATCTGCAAATAAAAATGAAGTTTCTTTTTTGGCGTTGTGAACAAAAGCTACATTTTTACCATCCCTAATAGCTTCGACGACGATTTTAGCAACTTTTTCTTTGGAGTCGCCAAAGTCAGGTTTAATGTATTTCCCTTGTGCCATTCCACGAGTTTTTTCAACTTCAGTAGCTTTTTCAAGCATTCTAATTTGTCTATCAGCTTCTTCCTGTAGGATAACACCACATTCTACTGCCGATTCTAAAACCATAATTGCACCAACAGTATTATCCCCTTCACCAGATCCTCCGTGAGATTCAACAGGTATGACAGTACATGGCAAATCAGCATTAGAAATAGCTTCTTTTAAATCTTCACCAATAATCATACTTGCACAAGTGCCTACAACACCCATTAAATCTGGATTGAACATGTCATAAGCTTTAATTAAAGTTTCTTCAAGCTTTTCGCCGGCTCCTAAAATAAAATCATTTTCAGCCATTGCAGTTGTTAAGACTCTCACCCCGTCACTTTCTAAAAGTCTTCCTGTTCTAAAACAACAACCATTAGGCCCGTGCATAATTATAACATCAACATTCATGTCTCTTAAAGTATAAAGAGATGCTGCAATTGGACTTGGTCTTGGATGCATATCTTTTTCACCTAATAATAAATTTAACAAATAATTATTTAAAATTCTTAATTAATATAATTATACAATTGACAGAAAAGGGATTTAATATGAAACTTGACAAAAAAATTTTAGAGGAAAAAATCAGGCAGTATAGGGAATCTAAAAGCTGTTCTGAATCAACATTAACAGGCCTGTGTGAAGTGGCGGAACTCCCTATAAGTCAGGGCGAAATGACCACAATAGCTTGCGGGTTTGCAGGAGGAATCGGAGGAACATTTGATGAAGGAACATGCGGTGCCCTTACCGGTGCTTTAATGGCAAACGGATTGGCTTTAGATGACTGTGAAAAAATAAAAAATAATGCAAAAGAAATATTCAAGACATTTAAAGAAGAATATGGAAGCGTGTGCTGCGGTACAATAACCAGCAATGGAGAAGATAAATCCCAATGCGTTGACTGCTGTGTATTCATTGCAAATAAGCTTGCAGATTTGTGGGGCGAATAAGAAAAACCTCCATAATGATTAAATAATGCAACAAATACTATTTTCTATAAGTTTTCTAATATAAGTTTTAAAAGTGTAGTTTTCAATTTTTTTAAATTGCACATTGATTTAAAAAAGCAATGTGTAATAACATAATTTTTAATGATATTTTGAATATTTTATACAAAAGCTGTTGAAAATATCCAATAATTACAGATTTATAAATAGGATGAAGTTAATAACAAAATATATATAACATAGGATGTGTTATTTATGGATGCCGTTACCAAAGAAAAATTGAAATTAGCTCAAAGATTCAGAAAAGAAAACCGGAATGATGAAGCAGAAGATATTTTCAGAGAATTTTGGCAAACTTCACCTAAAGATTTCTCTGAATTTAATAAAACTACTTTTAGTTGGATTTTATACAACAAATACATTAAAAATAATGAAAATATTGATGAAATTGTTGAAAATGGAGAGTTAATTACAAAGCTTAAAAAACAAGAAGACCAAACAAAAAACAGCAAATATCCATGCCCATACACTTTGGCTGTTTTAAAAGTCCTTGAAGCATTAAATAAAAATAATGACTTTGAAGAAGTGATGATGTGGGCCGAAACACTTAATCCTGATTATTTAAGTTCAAAAGCCATTGATTTTAATGGTAGAAAATACCCTTCCAATAAAGAGAAATATTACAGTCAATTAACCAAAGCTCTTTTAAAGCTTGATGATGTTGATGCCTGTTATGAATTATCAAAAGAGGCACTCCAATTAGATGAGTTAACTGATGAGATTTGGTTTAAATGGAGATTGGCAAAGTGTGCAAATGAAATTGGAGAATATGACGAGGCAATCGGATATCTTAAAGAAATTATAACCAAAAAGCAAGATTGGTATATTAAAGCTGAAATTGCAAATAGCTATTATTTCAAAGGAGATTTTGAAAACTCATTATCTTATGCAATTGATGCTGCTCTAACCACTGCTCCAAGTGAAAGTAAAGTAAACGTTTATTCATTGATTGCTGATTTAATTGAAGATGAATATCCCGAAGAGGCCATGCAGAACAGATATTTGGAATACAGCATTAGACTTAAAAAACAATGGAAAATCGATGACAGGCTAACTGAAAAAATTGAAAATGCAGGTCTCGATACTGAAAATAAGGAATATCTAAAAATTGAAAACAATCTTAAAAATTTCTGGAATGATTTAAAATATAAAAATCAGGAAATCCATTATGGAATAATAAGTAAAATATTGCCTCATGGAAAAGCAGGATTCATCCAAAGTGAAGAGGGCAACTCTTATTTCTTTAAAAAATATGAATTTAAAGGGAATATGAATCAGTTTAGAGAAATGACAAGCGTTAGTTTCTACCTTAAAGAAGGATATGACAAATCCAAAAACGAAGTAAAAATGAATGCCGTAAACATCAATACCATTTAAGAATGTACTGTTTGTCTAAAAAAACAAATAGATAATGCAAAAATAGATTATGCTGAAGATTACTGCAGTACCCATAACGATAGCATATATATGCTTAAAGCTTATAAATTAAATCTGAAAAGTGGTTTTGTGTTTTTATATTTAATTATAATTTTTATAACACTTTTAATTCCAGTTATAATTTATTTAATGTACGGTCGTGAAGAATTCCATGAAACCGGCATAATCTATCAAGGGAATTGCCAACACATGACAATCCAGTAATTGTTAATGCAATATGTTGTGATGATGAAATCATAGTTGGAATACCCCATTTGTATGGATTTAATGCCGGAATGTATGAATTAGTTCGAAAAGGTTTTTTGGAGTTTGTCGAATATGAGAAAAATATTATTTTTAAAATTAATTATAAATATCTTGAGCTTCACAAATCCGAATTATCAAGCTTTGAAATAGAAATGATAGAAATATTTGAAGAATTTGGTGAAAACTGCATTGTTCAGTTTGAAAATGTTAAGAAAAATCAATTCCAAATTCACTTTAGAAGTTGGCAGTTATCAGTATATAACTATTTAAATGACACCAATGAATTAAAAAAATATTACATATCCAAAGGTACAGATATCGCATTAGGAGAAATGAACAGGACGGCACCTCCAAAGTTATTCTAGTCAGAAATGGGCAAATTAATGGATTAATAAAAAGTTTAAACTGAAAATCTAAACTCCATCAAAAATAAACAATAAAAGCAAAGATTAAAATGCCGCAGGATAATTAATTAATCTGATTATTCTGCATCTTCATCTAAAGTTTCTAAAAGAAAACTTACCGGCCTAAATCCGTCATTACATGAAATCATTGCAGATTTTTTATTCTTCATCCAACCATCATAAAAATCACTGGCTCCGTTAGCTAGAGCCATTACAAAAGGTGAAAGACTCTCCCATGCACTATCACAGAAATTATCCGGTTTTAACCAACCGTTTGCAATGAAAACTTGCCCTTCTTCAACATCACATTCATGTTCCAGAGGATTTTCATATTCCTCAATTAAATCATCATGCCTAACTTTTCTCATGACTGTAATCCTTACCTTTTTCATGACAAATCCCCGTTTGCCTTTAATATTTTTTATATTCGGCATTGCATCTCATAATTCTTATCATGACATGATTTAATCCGTTGCTGAAATTTAACTTTAAATCTTTTTGCCTTCTTTTTAAAAATTTAAGAAAAGTTTCAGTTGTAGGTAAAACTCTTTTTAAAATAGAAAAAATGAAGTATACTTAAAATATTTTCCTAAAAAAGAATTTAACCTCTTGTTACAATACTGATTATATCCCCGTCTTTTAGTTCATAATCACTAGCTACACGCATTTTTTTTCTTGCATCAACTGCATGCATGAATTTATCACCAATATCAGTGTGTACAATGTATGCAAGTTCCCTTGGAGTTGTTCCGCTTGGAACTAAAAAACCATCCGGCAAAACATTGCCTTTTTGATCTGTGTATTTGTTTTCGTCCTGAACTGGATAAACAACTATTCTATTCAATAATTCGAAAATACCATAATTTAGAGCATCCTGAACTCCAGTACTTCCATATTTATCTAAAATGCTGGTTTGAATATATTCAAGTGCTTTAAGCTGATTAGGATTTAACTTATCAGACTGTAAAATTTCAAAATGGTCATCACCTGAAACATATGAAATTAAACCTGCTTCTGCTGCTTTAACAAGTGCTATTTCAGATTCTGCTGAAGTCGGAATCACATTAGGATATTTTTCTTTAATTCTTTCAATATTTTTAGCTGAGGTTGGCAGATCTGCTTTGTTTGCAATAATCATCATTGGTTTGGCAATTTTTAAAATATTCCTTGTTAAGTCAATTAAATCTTGTTCTTCCCATTTATTATAATCAGGTTCAATATTTCTTTTAGCCTCAATAATATCTTCAATAGCTATTCCAGTACCTGACAGTTGGTCAAATAATACTTTTGCAATATCCAAATGTTCTGCACCAACCTTTCTTACAAGCCTTACCCAATTTCTTGATAAAATTCCATACATCCACATTACAATTTCCTCTTCCAAAAATTGAATGTCTTCTAATGGATCATGACTTCCGGCATCAACAGGATTTCCTTCAATATCTGTTGAACCTGAAGCATCGATAACATGGATAAATACTTTAGCTTGCATTAAATCATCTAAAAATTTGTTACCTAATCCTTTTCCTTCATGAGCCCCAGGAACTAGTCCCGCAACATCAATTAATTCAATAGGCAACAATCTTTTCCCATCTATACAGATTGAATTGTGAGGATTACAGGTAACTTCTAACTCTTTACATGGACAATCCTTAATTACATGAGCAACAGCTTTATTGGCATCGATTGTTGTAAATGGATAATTCGCCATTTCTACTGCAGATGCTGTTGCTGAATTAAAAAAAGAGGATTTTCCTACATTCGGTTTTCCACAAACTGCAATTTGAAGCATAATAATCACTTAATAATTAATAACATCTTAATGTTTGTATTTAAAATTATAAATAGTTTCAGAGTGCAATATACTATTCAATGAATAATGATGATATTGACCGCCCGCAGGCTATGAAAATCCGTCAAGGAATTCAGGACGCAATAACCTATTCCCTTCCGGATAAAAAGTTTAAACCTGAAAAAATCGATTTAGTGGAAATTGATTTGGAAGTGGACAATCTCGGTTGGAATTTTCATAATTTCAGGGTTTTGAATTTAACGGACATTCATTTAGGCCAATGGATTAATCCGGAATACCTTGATGAACTTGTCAATTATGTCAATAGCTTAAATATCGATTTAATTACATTGACCGGAGATTATTTTTCATATGTGACAGATGGCTATGAAAAATCCTTAGAAAATTCATTTAAAAAATTAAAGGCAAAAAATGGCAAATTTGGCGTTTTGGGAAATCATGACCATTGGATGGGTGCTTCAAAGGTCAGAAGAATTTTTAAAGAGTCAGAAGTTGTGGATTTAAGCAATGATGTCCACACCCTTGAAAAAAATGGTGATTTTTTAAACATGTGTGGTGTTGATTCCTGTACTGTTTGTGCAGATAATCTGAATAAGGTAATATCTAAAATAAAAGATGATACTCCAAGCATTTTGCTTTCCCACGAACCGGATTTTGCAACAGAATCATCCAAAACAAATAAATTTGATCTGCAAATTTCAGGCCATTCACATGGAGGGCAGTTCATAATTCCAAAAGTTGAAACAACACCTTTTAGAGGTCCGAACTCTAGAAAATTCCCTGTTGGCCTTTATAAAGTTGGAAATATGATGCAATATACAAGTAAAGGACTTGGAACCAATTCGTTTAGAATGAGGATTAACTGTAAACCTGAAATTACAATAATCACATTAAAAACAAATAAAAAGCAGAAAATAGAGATAGAATGAAAAAATATGACTTTACATCCTATATAAAATCCACAACAACATTGATTTTACTTATTATAACCAACATTATAGTCATTATAGGAATGACTTACTTATGTGGAGATTTCACCATTGGGAAATGGTATAATGCATTTTTTATTGTAATAGCAATAACAATAACCAATACCCTCCTCTGGCCTGTTTTTCAAAAATTTTTCATGAAATTCATGATTATGACATTAGGCATTGGTGCATTATTCATCAATGCTTTAATCTTTTATATTGCCTGCTATTTTATTCCAAATGTAAGTGTTGGATTTTACGCAGCAGTTGAAGTTCCAATAGTTCTCTCAATTGCCATTACTTTTGTCATGAACATAACACACACAAACTATTACAACAGATATGTCAGAAATATTTTAAAATATGTCGGTGATGAAAAGAGAGACGGGAAAAAATATTCCGGAGTCATAATGCTTGAAATCGACGGATTATCCATAAATATTTTAAAAAAAGCCATCGATAAAAATATCATGCCGACAATAAAAAGCTGGATAGATACAAATTCCCATTGTCTAAAAGAATGGGAAACTGATTTGTCTTCGCAAACAGGAGCAAGTCAGGCAGGAATATTGCACGGAAATAATGAAGATATTGTGGCGTATAGATGGGTTGAAAAAGAAAACAACAATCGCATTCTTGTATCTGGAAAATTAAGTCATGCCCCGTTAATAGAAAAAAGAATCAGTAACGGAGAGGGATTGCTTGTAGATGGAATAAGCATCAGCAACATGTTTTCAGGAGACAGCAAAAACGCGCCTTTAACATCATCAAGATTGGGAAGCATGTCCAGAATCCATAATAAAACGCTCCACACAATATTTTTAGATTCTTACAATTTCCAAAGAATTTTTGTATTGTTTTTATGTGACATTTTAGTTGAGTTAAAATCTCAGCTAAAACATCTAATAAAGAATGTGCACCCCAGACTTAGAAGGACAATTGTTTATGCGGCAGTAAGAGCAGGAGCAAATGTTGTGCTTAGGGAGGTTGCAACTGAAATATTAACTGCTGAAATATTAAAAGGAGAAACTGATACTGCATATGCAACATTTATGGGTTATGATGAAATAGCCCACCATTCAGGAACAGAAGATGAAGATGTGTGGCCTGTTCTAAAACAAATTGACCTGCAATTCAAAAGGCTTGCTTCCGCAGTAGAAATGAGTGACAGAGACTATAAACTTGTTATTCTATCAGACCATGGCCAGAGCAATGGTGCAACCTTTAAGCAAAGATATGGCATCAGTCTTGGAAATTATGTTAGAAGACTGCTTCCAGATGATTTGAAAATGTATAGAAGCGAATATAATGTCGACCACTTCAGGGATGCGTTTTTATCAGAAAATGAACAGCTGAAAAACATCAAAGAAAAAATGGAAAATATCCGTGACGATTTATTTGAAGACAATACATATATTCAGACTATCAGAGAAGAGCTTGAAAATAAAAAGCCAGCAATCATTTTTGAAAATGAAAAATACCTAAATTTAAGAAAAAAATATTCAAACAGTTTAGAATACATCACAGGATATGAAAGCATTGAACAAAGCACTAAAAAAGCTAAAGATTCAG
Protein-coding regions in this window:
- a CDS encoding TIGR04076 family protein, whose translation is MPNIKNIKGKRGFVMKKVRITVMRKVRHDDLIEEYENPLEHECDVEEGQVFIANGWLKPDNFCDSAWESLSPFVMALANGASDFYDGWMKNKKSAMISCNDGFRPVSFLLETLDEDAE
- a CDS encoding lipopolysaccharide assembly protein LapB; protein product: MDAVTKEKLKLAQRFRKENRNDEAEDIFREFWQTSPKDFSEFNKTTFSWILYNKYIKNNENIDEIVENGELITKLKKQEDQTKNSKYPCPYTLAVLKVLEALNKNNDFEEVMMWAETLNPDYLSSKAIDFNGRKYPSNKEKYYSQLTKALLKLDDVDACYELSKEALQLDELTDEIWFKWRLAKCANEIGEYDEAIGYLKEIITKKQDWYIKAEIANSYYFKGDFENSLSYAIDAALTTAPSESKVNVYSLIADLIEDEYPEEAMQNRYLEYSIRLKKQWKIDDRLTEKIENAGLDTENKEYLKIENNLKNFWNDLKYKNQEIHYGIISKILPHGKAGFIQSEEGNSYFFKKYEFKGNMNQFREMTSVSFYLKEGYDKSKNEVKMNAVNINTI
- the hisH gene encoding imidazole glycerol phosphate synthase subunit HisH, which gives rise to MITIIDYKSGNLKSISNGFKKIGVDYQITDDEEVISDSDYLVLPGVGAFGSAMENLRPFEGVIHEHVADDKPFLGICLGQQVLMSSSEEAIGIKGLDLFKGHVKLLSGDVKIPHMGWNKLKVVNDSPILEGTDGEFFYFVHSYHVVPDDESIIAGICDYGGDIVASLSQNNLFSTQFHPEKSGSAGLKILKNFTNLEI
- a CDS encoding DUF126 domain-containing protein, translating into MIDCRSIAKGKGKGELIVSSEPISFLGGVDPKTGVIIDPTHELKGECIKDKVLFIPGGKGSTVGSYVIFQMMKNNTAPKAIICLNAEPIIATGAIMSDIPMVDSPARTEDLTNGVLVEVDGNVGTIEIL
- a CDS encoding AIR synthase-related protein; this translates as MDIEGFVRSRINDYDYDELASILSVRIREYKKISEENSVEMAKAVIDEVSTTLKLQESNDEFLKEIANVNKADVLMGEMGVGSRGAGDFFVHRKIAEIVSSTNTASLVNPSEQDDGGVVKAKANNDEVYITTAVDGIHSRLSEYPFLGGFHVTRATLRDVCVMGADPVAILSDVHLADDGDVAKIFDFTAGVAAVSELVDVPIVAGSTLRVGGDMVLGDRFVSAVGSVGVSNYPPTARKGATEGDVILLTEGSGGGTITTTALYNGFFDVVWDTMNVNFVQASHALFEADLVKDIHAMTDVTNGGLRGDAHEISNTTGVGLEFYEKEIRDMVAPNVLNMLETLNIDPLGVSTDSLMLIAPPEIIGDIKKAVSKYNVAISEIGVVNNSGEPILIKEDSSEEKLVPLFREAAYTKIKKLVGETTPEDFEEMKEKVQKASDAAIAKKEKVINHIRAN
- the cfbD gene encoding Ni-sirohydrochlorin a,c-diamide reductive cyclase catalytic subunit codes for the protein MHPRPSPIAASLYTLRDMNVDVIIMHGPNGCCFRTGRLLESDGVRVLTTAMAENDFILGAGEKLEETLIKAYDMFNPDLMGVVGTCASMIIGEDLKEAISNADLPCTVIPVESHGGSGEGDNTVGAIMVLESAVECGVILQEEADRQIRMLEKATEVEKTRGMAQGKYIKPDFGDSKEKVAKIVVEAIRDGKNVAFVHNAKKETSFLFADIINFDYKEIGDNKPIIVANLDENIGLERIRGHARNIKEALPMDIDYITGGLDEYPITGNIAAEYLKDKDLDLIVVFGVPHAFPIEEFDTESIAITDGPRLVEPLKELGFTHVVAELDAHSKTLGTDEIVFSDFGGMIRSTIGWLDE
- the truD gene encoding tRNA pseudouridine(13) synthase TruD, giving the protein MLNANAYVTAQKGIGGSIRNQYEDFYVEEIPEIVPDGEGPNVYVWIEKLGRTTLDVVLDIARDLHISRKRMGFAGMKDKKAITRQWICIANMDSEEQFQQVENLDIYKTDFLKVVRGRKKLRMGQLKGNKFKILVKDLDDIEKSVDIANEVLKELQSTGVPNYFGWQRFGKPRTITHLVGEALVENNLEKAVGVYIGNPQGDESDENRLARQAYDDGNYEESLNLMGKGMRYEKMMLKELVRESKRGELTDKSYMNALHALPKPLQRMFVHAYQSYLFNEAVSKRVEMGINKYVEGDIVIDTEDHIVRDKTSEEFQELIDNFKASPTCPLYGTKVPFADGDVGEMEKDILKNYNITKEDFEVSKMPRLGSHGLRRSMRFQVWDASAIPTDEGVLCEFSIDKGSYATAVLREIMKKDVI
- a CDS encoding metallophosphoesterase, with the translated sequence MNNDDIDRPQAMKIRQGIQDAITYSLPDKKFKPEKIDLVEIDLEVDNLGWNFHNFRVLNLTDIHLGQWINPEYLDELVNYVNSLNIDLITLTGDYFSYVTDGYEKSLENSFKKLKAKNGKFGVLGNHDHWMGASKVRRIFKESEVVDLSNDVHTLEKNGDFLNMCGVDSCTVCADNLNKVISKIKDDTPSILLSHEPDFATESSKTNKFDLQISGHSHGGQFIIPKVETTPFRGPNSRKFPVGLYKVGNMMQYTSKGLGTNSFRMRINCKPEITIITLKTNKKQKIEIE
- a CDS encoding redox-regulated ATPase YchF produces the protein MLQIAVCGKPNVGKSSFFNSATASAVEMANYPFTTIDANKAVAHVIKDCPCKELEVTCNPHNSICIDGKRLLPIELIDVAGLVPGAHEGKGLGNKFLDDLMQAKVFIHVIDASGSTDIEGNPVDAGSHDPLEDIQFLEEEIVMWMYGILSRNWVRLVRKVGAEHLDIAKVLFDQLSGTGIAIEDIIEAKRNIEPDYNKWEEQDLIDLTRNILKIAKPMMIIANKADLPTSAKNIERIKEKYPNVIPTSAESEIALVKAAEAGLISYVSGDDHFEILQSDKLNPNQLKALEYIQTSILDKYGSTGVQDALNYGIFELLNRIVVYPVQDENKYTDQKGNVLPDGFLVPSGTTPRELAYIVHTDIGDKFMHAVDARKKMRVASDYELKDGDIISIVTRG
- a CDS encoding C-GCAxxG-C-C family protein, with the translated sequence MKLDKKILEEKIRQYRESKSCSESTLTGLCEVAELPISQGEMTTIACGFAGGIGGTFDEGTCGALTGALMANGLALDDCEKIKNNAKEIFKTFKEEYGSVCCGTITSNGEDKSQCVDCCVFIANKLADLWGE